The genomic stretch CAACCTATATAAGCCCTAAAAACccataaaaaaaaccccaaaaaaacttggtaaatttttgtcatctttttttgacaACTTGTAAAATCTTtgccatcttttttttcgcgcctaacaaaatttgttagcaaaaaaatttttgccATCTTTTTTCCGCGTTTCCATTAGTATGGATGTCTAACTTCTTCGTCRATTGTGTAGCCCCGATTCTGCTCTTCATTGTGTGCTTTTTACTAACAAAATTGTGTGCccttaaaaaaataagtcCTACCAAAGCTGTGCTCTTAAAAATGAGTGCTCTTTTTTCTGTGCTCTTAAAAATGAGTGCTACCAAACATGCGGTCTTACTCACGTGACAAAAATGTGGTCTTAGAAATGAGTGCTCTCTTTTCTGCGGTCTTAAAAGTGTGCTCTTTTTTCTGCGGTCTTAAATGTGTGTGCTCTCTTTTCTGCGGTCTTGATTTTGTATGTGCGCTCTCTTTTCTGCGGTCTTCYaacaaaaaaaaatgtggTCTTAACCCAGCGCTACCCAAAAACATGCGGTCTTAAAAAAGTGCCAATATCTCACTCAACAAAAGAGGTGAAACCTCCAYCTTTTGCACAACACATMTTCATTGACCTGGCAACCTGCCATTGCAGTTTGCGCTTACCCTCTCCTCTGGCTGTTGCTCCACACCCCGCCAAAGTTACCCCAAATTTGggcatttttcaaaaatttccTCTTTTTCGGGTCGTGCACTGGCAAATCCACTTTTTTTCTSCTGGCCCAAAAAATACCcgttttttcaaacaaccAGAACTCGACGTATATTAGAGCTACAGACCTGCAAACAAGGTTTCTGAGATCTACAGATTCCGTAGATTCCTCTGATACCSTTAGTTTTGCGATATCGCCAAAATTGGGCGAGTTATAGAAGTGGTCCCCAACATGTGGTCTTTAAATGTGGTCTTAATTTTCGCATGTGGTCTTGCtaacaaaatttgttagCAATGCGGTCTTAAACCTGCGAGCAGAAAAAGATGGAATTTGATCGACAAATTTCTCTTCACCTGTCGTTACCGCGTTTTTATGTAAGCTTTACTGTCATTTKTATGATCTGATTACTCCTTGAATGACTTTTCCTCTACAACTGTGGCTGGTGTCTTATAGAGATGGGTTTATCCTCCAATTCAGAGTTTCTGGCCTACAGTTAGTCTTGCCATTCGAGGTGTCTYTCTATACATCTACATRCTTCACTACCCCTACTAACCCCCTCTCTTTGTTCGCCCAAGTSACCCAGTTCGGACTATAATGCACCACCTCCTGGTAGGCCGGCACCATAACTCCCCAATAACACTCTACTTCCACCTGCATACCCCCCTCATCATCGATATCGGGCAACCACTCAAACCCAACAAGATACTCCTTGTTCCAGTCCAAYTTATACAATTCTAGCTGGYTGATSCCATTGCGGTCCTTGTAGATGTAGTTGCCCTTCTCTCCGGAATATYCGTGAGAATTAGTCCTAGTACACGATAGAcattaatttttaataagCAAAAAACAGAGTAAATAAAGTTTACGCCCACTAAAAGTGTCTAYTGAAACTCGGTCTCTATATCCTAAATacctttcttttctcttctKTTTATACTAATTCCCGGCTCTCGATGAGtgcaaatttttcaccaatGTTGACCTAATACGTACRACTTATATTAATGGAATCTGAGTATCAGTGAACAYTTGATAGTATATTAATCACTATGTGTGCGTATGTAGATATATACTTCCTCAACAGACCGATCCTTCGGAGGTCGTGTCTCCGTCTACACTCTGGGTGTAGATGTCCCTATATMTCAAGGTGGTATTTCCCTGACACAAACGTCGCATAAACCAACAAGAATAATTTTATCACACCTTTATTTCCCCCCACCATGCCAGAAAACCTCCAAACAAGATTACATAACTCACTCGACgagatattgaaatcatcagGATACATATTTGAGATAATCGACCAAAACAGAAAGCAAAGCAATGTGATAACTAGCCCCAACAACGAACTAATCCAAAAATCCATAACCCAACTGCTCAACGGCGAAATCCAAAACTTCCATGCTATTCTAGACCAAACAGTGTCGAAACTCAATGATGCAGAGTGGTGTCTCGGCGTTATggttgaaaagaaaaagaaacttgACGAATTGAAAGTCAAAGAAGAAGCGGCAAGAAAGAAACGTGAAGAAGAGGCCAAGAAAGCAGAGGAAGCCAAGAAgtgttttattttacttTTCTGTCAAATTTGCACTACTTTTAATTTGTGTGCAAATATTCTATTTTACTTGATTTTTATatacttttattttacAATACTTTTTTATAGGACTTTTTatatcttttctttatcaactCATCTTTTATACAATATATTCTTACGATTATAACTTTCAATTAAGAAATACAACTTTTTATTAGCATTCTCCTACAAGTTCTTAAGTTCCTAGGAAATTCTTCGAAACTATAATTAAAGACGAAAAGTGTAAAACAAACAGAAGGCAGAAGAAGCAGCAAAGAAGGCAGAGACCGCCCCACAAAAGTTTGACAACTTTGACGACTTTATTGGCTTTGACATCAACGGCAATACCGWCGAAGACATGTTGTCCAACATGGACTACGAGGACCTAAAATTGGACGACAAAGTACCTGCCACCACAGACAACAACTTGGACATGAACAACATACTTGAAAACGACGAGCTGATACTAGACGRGTTGAACATGAYATTGCTCGACAATGGCGACCACGTAAACGAAGAGTTTGATGTAGACAGCTTTTTAAACCAGTTTGGCAATTARGGGCTCTGTTCTACAAGACATATRCAGATAGTACAGGAATAMgaaaagaaatattttatatagCTATATATTTCAAGTGTTTATTCTGTTCAACAAGTTCTAACCGTAGATACACCAAATCACCAAGTCAGACATTACTGAGCTAGMTTAACGGGCCAACTACTTTAAATTGCAATCCGTTCKTTACTTGAGTCAGTCGACTCTACAACAAYTATCCTGAGGTGRTTATTTTTTGGTGGAAATTTTGASCAAATTCTTAAGCAAAAAGTCTTTAATCGTTTGATCAGCTTAAAACTTTTACAGACTTTTCTACAGATACGTCCAGATACCTTTATTGTTCTAGCAGTCCGGGTGAAGTAAACTTGAACTATTAGGTTTCATCACTTCAACTAAGAAGTCGCCAATTGAGAGCAYRTCAAAGGTATACTTGTAGAATCATCAGCTCATACGTCTTGTCGGATTAAGGCCTCTACAAGTTCATTCatataacaacaataaacaatacTTATATTACTATACTCTTTTGCTAAACCTATAGACTGTTAGTAGAAATACTCAGATGTAAAGTCTGGAAATCTTGTAATAATGACCATTACTATAAATTGGTCTCTGTAGTTACCGGAGAAAATCCGAAATATGTCTCACATGATTCAACACCACATAAGTGTGAACCATGAAAGTAGCTATCTGAGGGTAATGCAAAGTGATATGAAACgtgttcttttttttttgtagacaaattctttttttgtacgcgttttgaaaaattttttttatttcagGCACATGGTATTTTGTTGTATAGTCGTGGCGCTCCactcaattgaataacAGATTGCATTACCAATTCGACTGAACGTAGTTAGTCCATTAAGCTAACAAACTAGCTTTTTGGACTGACTTAATCGATGATATAGCCCGTTCTGGGCAATGGTGCTTGGTCAACTCTCTACAGCCCCAACAGTATCTGGTTTTCATGACTCAATCTGGAAACATAATGTCAGGCAATACATATTTCGGGAAACTATAGTCTAACATTTTCGGTAGCTATTTGGTACCACACAATATCCACCTTTTTTTGGTCGCACAATTTTGTTGTCTATTTTAgttcgaaaaaaaaagccggaaaaaaaaaattttccttCATCACCACCCCAACCATGTTCAAGTATATCCCTGCCAGGTCTATCCTCCCATATAGAACCTCAATCCGTACTGCCGTCACCTCCAAAGACTTGAAAACCCACcttcaaaaagaaaaagacaaggagaaaaagagaaagttGAGACAAGAACTAAAATTCAATGCGTTAGATAACCCCATCGACCACCCATTACACATGCCAATCGCCAAGGCATTAAACATCTTGCGGTCCCTCGAAGTCGGCAAGCCTGCTGATAAAACTACCATTTCATGCAACATATACGTGCGTCAGGAACAAGGGGCTGCACCAATCCTGGGAAAAGTCGATATCCCATTCCCCGTGCAAAGAAAAACCAAACCAGTCGTCTTCACCACCCAGCAGCCAGTGATCGAAGAGTTGAAAAAAGCCGGAATAGAAACTTTTGGCGGCAGAGAGTTGCTCGACAAGTTTATCAACCAGGAATTGACCCCAGATATGTTCACCCACGCATTTGCCACTCAAGAAATGGCACCACATTTGAAATCTGTCGCCAGAATCTTAGGTCGAGCTGGTTTACAGCCAACTGCCAAAAAGGGGACTATAACAGACGACGTAAACACCATCCTCGACGTCATGAGATCGTTCCAGATCAAACAAAAGGAAAACCACATCTCCTTCCCCGTGGGTAACTGCACATTTAGCGACTCGCAAATCATGTCCAACTTGAAAGCCATCTCCGACGAAATCCATTCCAAAATCGACGCCAACACTACAAAAAAGACCCGTTTGGGCTACTGCTACATTGGAACTGCCAACAGTCCAGGCCTCGTCATAGACTTTAAATAGTGTATTCTGTATATAGCTAAACTATTCACTTTTTTCCTTAACTGGCTTGTAGCCACAGTAGCTTAGTGTGATAATCACCCACGCTGGGAACCACCCCAAAACAACGATAAACCATGTCCAACACTGTATGTCCGACCAGGCAGTGACCAACCGGTCAAATAGCTCGGGGTGGCCAAGCACTTTCCCAGCAACGAAAATCACAAAAAACGGATTCGACACCGCCAAACAAAAAGCTGTTAGCCTAGACTTGTTCTTCATTAATGTCGGGACAAATGTCAATGGAAGGGCTAAAATCCCAATACTAAACGCCAATGCAAAATGTACAATCAAGAGGGCGGTAATAAGTAATGCCACTGCCAACAACGCAATAGAAATTAGCGAAAACGCCGCCTGCTTGGAAAAGATGGCTTGGCGCGGCAACAACACCACCGCCAGAATCGCTACAAGCATCACCTGGTTCACCGGCACAAACGCCAAAATAGCACACGCAATttcaaccaccaccacaaaaTATAGCTTTCGAAAATCAAACCCGGCAACCACCACCGCACTGACAGAGCTCAACGCATACGATACTGCCAACAAAATCGCCGACGGCAAGTACGTCCCAATAGACACAAAGTGTTTTGGCGACAACATCaagtaaaagaaaaacgATTGGTGAAACTTTTCAAGCAAATTGTTAACCGACCTAAACGTAGAATCGACAATCCGGCCAAACTGCGTAACATCTTTCCCTTCAGTCCCCCTTACCTTGATCGTAAATGCCTGGATCTGCCACCCCGAAAATGCTTCACACCCATGAACTTCATCAGTCAACCCGACAAGCGTCAATTTGAGGATACCCCTAAACAAAGTCTGCAACCGGGTGCTATAATTGATAACCCTATCCGACATCCCTTGCATGGCACAGGGGATCTGTTCATGATACGTCATTACATTGGCCGTATTCAACAAGTCCAAATTCGGCAACTGCCCATTCAACCCTTCGTAGAACATATCGTAATACTCAAAATAATCACCGTTCTTGCCGTACTCCATAATAATCGCCGCCTCAATCGACCCCGCAGTATCGTCCAACACCGTATGGTATGCCTCAACCCACGACCTCAACGGTCTGTGGCCCGTCTCAGgaaatacaaaaataatGTTTTTCGACCAGATCGACATCTTTGTAAAGTACCGTGCCAAAGCCACCGCCAAACTCATAGCACCTTCATTGTACTCGTTGTCAGAATTAGTCCATGGCACAACCAACGCCATTGCCTCGGTATTTTCACCTCGTGGAGCATGCATAATCGCATACAAAGTATTGTTGGCGAACCCATTTTCATGGTACGAAATTTGTAGCCCCGAATCAACAAGCCACGACGCAATCACCTCATTACGGTCGGCCACACTCCACTCTTCCATCTTCCCAATCTCCTCTCTATACCCGCGAACAATATTCCATTCGCTCTCCCTAAAATACGAATTGGCCTGCGCTGGCATTAACGCGTTCTCTGAAATGTAAACATTACGGTAATTCCCATCTTGTGGTAACGTAACCAACCATAACACACTGAGTGCTGCCACTAATAAAGACAACCTTGGAAGAATGGCAATTGCCTTTGGCACAAGGCCAAGTTTCTTGACTTTTCTAATAACAGTTTCTGCAAGAGCCATAAAGAACAGGTTGttgagaaattttttttttttcgttgatttttttttttttttcaccatGAGTTATAAACACATTCAACGACAGTTCCGAAgactaccactaccaccaccaattgTTATCGATGGATCGCGTGTGTTGAAACGGGACTACAAAGCGGGAAAATCAGCGGTTGCTGACTTGCTTGCCTTACCCCACTCCCAGAGCATCCCAAAACTCTTGGACTATATCTACAAATCCCAACCAGCGTGGTGGAACAAGTTTATGAAATGTTCATACTACAACCTAAAAGACAAGTGGCCGATTGTGCACCTAATTGATGAGCTAAAAGTGGACACAAAGGACTACCACAACCACCAGCAGTTTTCGTTGGTTGAAGGCACGCCCACTCGACCTACCCTCCCCCTAATCAAATCCTATGCCAACCAAAAAGATACCACCACCGCCATGATCAAGGAAGTGGAAAAGTTGTACAAATTCATTCTTTCAAAACGGGGGCTCTTCAATGTGACCAACCACCCAATGGAAGTCATCTACACACCTTCCAAGCTCGGAAAAATTCACCACCAGGTTGTACTAGACAAGGAATTAAGAGATAAagtgaaattgattaaacGGGTATTTAGAGAGATTCAGCCAATAGATAAAAAGACACTAGACAAACTACGGGCCATAGACTCACCTTCGCCGATCCTCAAACAATACTTGGCTAGACAGTTCTACTTAGAAGACGGAAACTACATCCTAAATATTGAATAGTGCTGTCTCGTTGAGTCGAGCAACACACCATACTCTTGGTTAAGAATTAGCTTGGTCGGTTGGAACAGTGTTTCCGGAAGTGCAATCGGTATACACGACGACGAatcaataatcaacaacGACTTGCTCGTCAACGCCACCAAATCGGTCTGCCTGTGTTGATAGGAGTACACATCTTGCACCGTTGACACCACACCATCCACATTAGCAATAACAAGGGCGTTACCTTGTTGATAGGTAACCACCACCTCCTCCCATTGGGCTAGTTTTAGGTTTGTATAGACAGACGGTAATGAAATGTTCTGCAACACCTCCACCTCAACCCTCGACCGGTGGTACTCACCAATTGTAGTCAAATCCATACTAATATTCGTCATTGGCGTTTCTGGTACCCCCTTGATATCAAAATACTTTAGCATCACACTCTTCGTAAGTGCCCCATTGATAAAGCACAACACATCTGTAGTCGAATAGGCAATATCACACTCCTGATCATTTAGCATATCGATAATACTCTTTGTCCATACCAAAAACTGACTTACCTGCTGCCGCTCAGTCTGCAAATCCCAAATAAACCTATAATAAAACTTTAGCTGCAGCTTCGCCTGGTCTAACAAGGCCTCCAACTCCGTTGTCGCCAACAATCCTTGCTCCCATTTGGACACACCAATCAACTCCCCCACAATCGAAATCACCCTCTCTGTGGTGCTCACCAAGTGCTGGTACGTATCCTTTACACAACTCTCATACACCCCTGCCAATTTAACCATCCTCTTGTGTCCACGCTCGCCATACTGGTTTAGCCAGAAATCTTTAGAAAATTCAGGAATGATATTACTAACAACAAGATCAGACAAGTACTGCGCCAAATCACCACACTCAGATTCCAAATTCGACATATACCGGTCCATCGCCAGCAAAAACGGTACCACCAACCCCTTAATCTTTTGTATGTGCTGCTCCCCATACTCTAGCAAACTGATAAGCTGACACACCTTGATAATCTGCTCCGTATACAACTTCTGGTTGTCGACAACAAACCTGACCCTAACTAGCTTATCCCCAGCGACATACACTTGGTTGAACAAGTCCCTATTTAGTTGCTGGTGCACACTCATCTCACACTCCCAGTCCACCGTCAACAACTGGTTAAACGTAATCGCCATCCTCTTGCCGTCGCTCACCACCAAATAATCCAACTCACTAACCAAGTCATAAACCATCGGCATCGACACCAGCACTCTATACTCAGTCCCATTCCACCCAACAAACTCAACACCATCAAACTCCTGCGGCAACACCTTCACCAACTGCCCATTATTAGAATCATATATCTTGATCAAGTTGTCTGTCCCCGACAAACAAAAGTACTCGCGGTAAAACGCTATATGTTTGACAATcgatttgttgttgatggaATATATTCGCTCGCCATTCATTCGATAACACCAGATCGACATCTTGTTCATGGCtataaatatcaaattcaaatgcGGACACCATGTGAATATCCCATTAGGGTCAGCCAACGCCAACGGGAGCTTGCCATTATAAAGTGTGGTCACCATTGGTTTCATAATTACGTAATCACAACTCAATCGTCTAACctagaaaaattttttttttttgacgTGTTTACTTTATCGTCagaaaaaaactaaaaaataaacaaaccCCTAccctttctttctttaatcCCCAACACCAAACCAATCATGAATTATTCTACTGAAAATGTATCATCTGCCGCTTtgagaaagagaaaaacattgaagaaatcaatcaacTTCTCCATCATGATAATTGGCGAGAGTGGTTCAGGTAGATCAACATTAATAAACACTTTGTGTGGTGGTAACTCAATAGTCCCTACTTCCCTGACAGCTACACAGGACCCATtcaccaagaaattgacTTTGAGACATGAAAACGTCGAGTTGGAAGATAATGAGGGCCACAAGATATCCCTTAATATCATCGACACGCCTAACTTTGCCAACCTGATCAACTGTGACGACGACTTCAAGATCATTGTTGACTTTATAAGACACCAGTTTGATGAGGTATTATTGGAAGAAAGCAGAGTCAAGAGAAACCCCAGGTTCAAGGACGGCAGAATCCATGTTTTGATCTATATGATTAACCCTACTGGTCATGGGTTATCTGATATCGACGTAAAGTTTTTGCAACACGTCAACAACTTGGTCAACATTATCCCTATTATATCCAAAGCCGACTCGTTAACGCCTAaggaattgaaattgaacaagGAGTTAATCTTGGAGGACTTGAACAACTACGGAATCAACTTTTACAAGTTCAACGAATACGACTACGAGCAGGACTATATCGACGAAGAGATTATCGAATACAACAAGTACTTGAACTCGTTGATCCCATTTGCCATTATTGGCGCTAACGAGTACAGATCTAACCCCAACGGCAGCGAGGACGAGGACGATATCTTGAAATTGAGAATATTAAACAAGGACTTTAAGCCTATCGATATCGACAATGCCGAGATCAACGATTTCACAATCTTGAAAAATGTCTTGTTGGTTACCCACTTGAACGAATTTAAAGACATCACCCACGACTCGATCTACGAAAACTACAGAACCGAAGCCTTGCTGGGTAAACAGTTCCAATACGTCAACAAGGATAGTGCAAAACAGGAAATCAGCGAATCCGACTACCTTAtgaaagaagaacaaaTCAAGTTGGAGGAAGAGAGATTAAGAAAGTTCGAAGAGCGTGTTCACCAAGACTTGATAAACAAGAGAAAAGAGTTGTTGGAAAGAGAAAACGAATTAAAGGAAATCGAAAAGAGATTGTTGGCCGAAGGGTTAAagtttgatgaaaatggtgATGTAGTTAAAGTACACGAAGAGGAGTCTTCAGAAAATGAAGTAAAAGTAATCTAAATAGAATATTTTGTAACAATGTCGTCAAATATACTTGTTTTGAGATCTTGCTCTTTCAACAACTCGTGTGAAGCGTCCAATCGTTTCAACTCGCTCAACAACTCTGCAGTGTTGGCACCATCGTTCTGTAACTGATCAAAAGTAATCTGGTTGGCAATAAAGTTGGCATCAACAACACCCAACCCCTTGATTTGCTCCAACAATTCTTGGGCTTCAGGGAAATGTTTCAACTGCAACGTCAACGCAAACAACACATTCAAAATCTTGAACTTGCCCTGAATGTCTTGATCAAAATCGCTCGATAAAATCTCATCGTAAAAGTAGTAgctattgttgatattgtcTGATCCTCCAGTAACCGATAATATCCACGACTCCAACACCTGGTAAACAATATTGTCTCGAGCAGATTCGGGAAACTGGTTTAAATTCTGTAAAACTTTGGTGGCACCAGTGAGATTGCCCTTGATCAAGTACAACTgcaccaacaccaaa from Candida albicans SC5314 chromosome 5, complete sequence encodes the following:
- a CDS encoding mitochondrial 54S ribosomal protein uL1m (Putative mitochondrial ribosomal protein of the large subunit; transcript is upregulated in clinical isolates from HIV+ patients with oral candidiasis; Spider biofilm repressed), whose amino-acid sequence is MFKYIPARSILPYRTSIRTAVTSKDLKTHLQKEKDKEKKRKLRQELKFNALDNPIDHPLHMPIAKALNILRSLEVGKPADKTTISCNIYVRQEQGAAPISGKVDIPFPVQRKTKPVVFTTQQPVIEELKKAGIETFGGRELLDKFINQELTPDMFTHAFATQEMAPHLKSVARILGRAGLQPTAKKGTITDDVNTILDVMRSFQIKQKENHISFPVGNCTFSDSQIMSNLKAISDEIHSKIDANTTKKTRLGYCYIGTANSPGLVIDFK
- the TLO11 gene encoding Tlo11p (Member of a family of telomere-proximal genes of unknown function; may be spliced in vivo); protein product: MPENLQTRLHNSLDEILKSSGYIFEIIDQNRKQSNVITSPNNELIQKSITQSLNGEIQNFHAILDQTVSKLNDAEWCLGVMVEKKKKLDELKVKEEAARKKREEEAKKAEEAKKCFILLFCQICTTFNLCANILFYLIFIYFYFTILFYRTFYIFSLSTHLLYNIFLRL
- the CDC11 gene encoding septin (Septin; cell and hyphal morphology, agar-invasive growth, full virulence and kidney tissue invasion in mouse, but not kidney colonization, immunogenicity; hyphal and cell-cycle-regulated phosphorylation; rat catheter biofilm repressed); translation: MNYSTENVSSAALRKRKTLKKSINFSIMIIGESGSGRSTLINTLCGGNSIVPTSSTATQDPFTKKLTLRHENVELEDNEGHKISLNIIDTPNFANSINCDDDFKIIVDFIRHQFDEVLLEESRVKRNPRFKDGRIHVLIYMINPTGHGLSDIDVKFLQHVNNLVNIIPIISKADSLTPKELKLNKELILEDLNNYGINFYKFNEYDYEQDYIDEEIIEYNKYLNSLIPFAIIGANEYRSNPNGSEDEDDILKLRILNKDFKPIDIDNAEINDFTILKNVLLVTHLNEFKDITHDSIYENYRTEALSGKQFQYVNKDSAKQEISESDYLMKEEQIKLEEERLRKFEERVHQDLINKRKELLERENELKEIEKRLLAEGLKFDENGDVVKVHEEESSENEVKVI
- a CDS encoding anaphase promoting complex subunit 4 (Ortholog(s) have ubiquitin-protein transferase activity and role in anaphase-promoting complex-dependent proteasomal ubiquitin-dependent protein catabolic process, protein ubiquitination), translated to MKPMVTTLYNGKLPLALADPNGIFTWCPHLNLIFIAMNKMSIWCYRMNGERIYSINNKSIVKHIAFYREYFCLSGTDNLIKIYDSNNGQLVKVLPQEFDGVEFVGWNGTEYRVSVSMPMVYDLVSELDYLVVSDGKRMAITFNQLLTVDWECEMSVHQQLNRDLFNQVYVAGDKLVRVRFVVDNQKLYTEQIIKVCQLISLLEYGEQHIQKIKGLVVPFLSAMDRYMSNLESECGDLAQYLSDLVVSNIIPEFSKDFWLNQYGERGHKRMVKLAGVYESCVKDTYQHLVSTTERVISIVGELIGVSKWEQGLLATTELEALLDQAKSQLKFYYRFIWDLQTERQQVSQFLVWTKSIIDMLNDQECDIAYSTTDVLCFINGALTKSVMLKYFDIKGVPETPMTNISMDLTTIGEYHRSRVEVEVLQNISLPSVYTNLKLAQWEEVVVTYQQGNALVIANVDGVVSTVQDVYSYQHRQTDLVALTSKSLLIIDSSSCIPIALPETSFQPTKLILNQEYGVLLDSTRQHYSIFRM
- a CDS encoding uncharacterized protein (Predicted ORF from Assembly 19; removed from Assembly 20; restored based on transcription data), which produces MSYKHIQRQFRRLPLPPPIVIDGSRVLKRDYKAGKSAVADLLALPHSQSIPKLLDYIYKSQPAWWNKFMKCSYYNLKDKWPIVHLIDELKVDTKDYHNHQQFSLVEGTPTRPTLPLIKSYANQKDTTTAMIKEVEKLYKFILSKRGLFNVTNHPMEVIYTPSKLGKIHHQVVLDKELRDKVKLIKRVFREIQPIDKKTLDKLRAIDSPSPILKQYLARQFYLEDGNYILNIE
- a CDS encoding GPI-anchor transamidase subunit (Subunit of the GPI (glycosylphosphatidylinositol):protein transamidase complex; removes the GPI-anchor signal and attaches GPI to proteins in the ER; Spider biofilm repressed) translates to MALAETVIRKVKKLGLVPKAIAILPRLSLLVAALSVLWLVTLPQDGNYRNVYISENALMPAQANSYFRESEWNIVRGYREEIGKMEEWSVADRNEVIASWLVDSGLQISYHENGFANNTLYAIMHAPRGENTEAMALVVPWTNSDNEYNEGAMSLAVALARYFTKMSIWSKNIIFVFPETGHRPLRSWVEAYHTVLDDTAGSIEAAIIMEYGKNGDYFEYYDMFYEGLNGQLPNLDLLNTANVMTYHEQIPCAMQGMSDRVINYSTRLQTLFRGILKLTLVGLTDEVHGCEAFSGWQIQAFTIKVRGTEGKDVTQFGRIVDSTFRSVNNLLEKFHQSFFFYLMLSPKHFVSIGTYLPSAILLAVSYALSSVSAVVVAGFDFRKLYFVVVVEIACAILAFVPVNQVMLVAISAVVLLPRQAIFSKQAAFSLISIALLAVALLITALLIVHFALAFSIGILALPLTFVPTLMKNKSRLTAFCLAVSNPFFVIFVAGKVLGHPELFDRLVTAWSDIQCWTWFIVVLGWFPAWVIITLSYCGYKPVKEKSE
- a CDS encoding coatomer subunit epsilon (Epsilon-COP subunit of the coatomer; regulates retrograde Golgi-to-ER protein traffic; Spider biofilm repressed), with the translated sequence MDAFSDSGELYTIRNQFYTNQHNKVKAYSLDEFSPENQLKVLEFQIRSTIALEQDASKMIEDGKTRFPENEPLFQLLSAWNDLKDFGVDDSTYFEDVKKASFELQAVLTALYLVKFDKDIDQAITFLSDYIDNVNSLAKYNELEPFLVLVQLYLIKGNLTGATKVLQNLNQFPESARDNIVYQVLESWILSVTGGSDNINNSYYFYDEILSSDFDQDIQGKFKILNVLFALTLQLKHFPEAQELLEQIKGLGVVDANFIANQITFDQLQNDGANTAELLSELKRLDASHELLKEQDLKTSIFDDIVTKYSI